The following is a genomic window from Clostridium fungisolvens.
ATAGAAGAAGAAAAACCGGATGCATTAGTTATTGCTGGAGACATATATGATAGATCAGTACCTTCTGTGGAAGCTGTATCTTTGTTAGATAAGGTGTTTTCTAGGATATTATTAGAACTTAACACTCCTATAATAGCTATAGCAGGTAATCATGATAGCGCAGAAAGAGTGTCTTTTGCATCAGGAATTTTGACTAAAAATAAACTTTATATACAAGGTAATTTTAATGAGGGAATAAAGAAGGTAGAGCTTGAAGATGGACATGGGAAGGTTAATTTTTTCTTGATACCTTATGCAGAACCAGTAGTTATAAGAGAATTGTACAAAGATACAACGGTTAGAACTCATGAAGATGCCATGAAAAAGCTAATAGAAGAGATAAGAAAAGAAGTTAGTGGAAGAGAAAGAAATGTTATTGTAGCACATGGGTATGTTTCTTTCATGAGCGATATAGAAGAAGTTGCGGTAGATGATTTAGGAGAAGAAAAGAAGAAAAGAGCAGGACTTGAGGTTTCTGATTCAGAGAGACCACTGAATATAGGAGGAACAGATCTTATAGGTGGAGAAGTATTTGATGGATTTACCTATACGGCTTTAGGGCATCTTCATGGACCACAAAAGGTAGGTTCAGATAGGATAAGATATTCTGGGTCCTTACTTAAGTACTCGTTCTCAGA
Proteins encoded in this region:
- a CDS encoding exonuclease SbcCD subunit D, translated to MKFIHTGDWHIGKIVNEISMIEDQEFVLEQLVKIIEEEKPDALVIAGDIYDRSVPSVEAVSLLDKVFSRILLELNTPIIAIAGNHDSAERVSFASGILTKNKLYIQGNFNEGIKKVELEDGHGKVNFFLIPYAEPVVIRELYKDTTVRTHEDAMKKLIEEIRKEVSGRERNVIVAHGYVSFMSDIEEVAVDDLGEEKKKRAGLEVSDSERPLNIGGTDLIGGEVFDGFTYTALGHLHGPQKVGSDRIRYSGSLLKYSFSEARQRKGVTLVEINNDGEVKVDIKDFKPRRDMRTIKGPLKELINPEVYKDTNTEDYIFAVLTDEGELVDPISKLRAVYPNIMGLSRENSAQREGSKTSASLGYKTKGKDELFKEFYKAIAGKEVDEDKFGIIADIIRDVEREVK